The genomic segment CGGGCTCGAGACCAGGCGAGAAATCGATGATTTCGATCTCTTGGGTTTTTCGCTGCAGAGCGAACTATGCTACACTACCGTACTGCATATTCTCGATCTGGCAGACATCCCATTTCGCGCTGCCGATCGTGGATCCAAACATCCCATCCTCATCGCCGGAGGTCCCGCCACGCTGAACCCGAGACCCATGTCCTCCGTCTTTGACGCGATTGTAGTTGGTGATGGTGAAAACGTAATCAGGGAAATCACCGAAATGCTCGAGGATATTCCGGCGGTGAAAAAAGACGACCGGCTCCGTGCCATGTCAAGATTGCCGGGTGTTTGGGTGCCACTAATCCACGGATACACAGCCAAAATACAAAAACAAACTGTCAGTTCGCTCGATGAAGACGCGGTACCCTTCCCCCCGATTCTGCCAACATGTGATATAACGCATGACCGCTACGTTGTCGAAGTCATGCGCGGCTGCACTTGGGGCTGTCGCTTTTGCCAGGCTGGTTATGCTAATCGGCCGGTGCGGATCAGACCCGAATCTGAAATATTGAGGATCGTAGAAAAAGGCATACGGCAGACCGGCTGGGAAGAAGTTTCGCTGCTATCATTTTCAATACTCGATTATCCTGATCTGCTTAATCTCATAAGGAAACTCAACGAAATGCTCAGGAAGAGAATGGTCAGCATCTCGCTACCGGCTATGCGTGGTGAATTGTTCACCGAAGACCTGGCACTATTACTGAAGGAAATAAAGAAGAGCGGCCTGACCTTTGCTCCAGAAACCGCTAGCGACGAATTGAGGCGCCGGCTGAACAAATCCTTTTCAAATGAACGCCTGATCAATTCAATTCAGACGGCTTACCGCACGGGGTGGAAACAGGTCAAACTATATTTCATGGTCGGATTGCCATTCGAAACCGATGCTGATATCAGAGAAATAAACAGATTGAGTGAGACCATACTCAAGGCTTGCCCGAGGGGAAGCCTTAAACTTTCGGTGAGCTCATTCGTTCCCAAGCCGCACACACCATTCGAATCCGTCGAATTTGCACCAATCGACGCACTGAGGAGAAAAATAGAACTGCTCAGAGCACACAAGAAACGCCGGGTTGAAGTGAAATATGAGTCTCCTGAAGTTTCGTATATCGAGGCACTACTGTCTAGGGCAGACGAGAAAATATTTCCTGCTATCGAAGCCGTATACCGGGCCGGCGGCAAATTCGAGGAATGGCGTGAGGGTTTCGATTTCTCGCGTTGGGAGAAAGCTCTGCAGCAGCACGGGATAGCGCCAGCGGATTACCTGAAACCAAAGACGGAAAATCCATGGGACATCGTTGACGTAGGGATCAGCAAAGAATTCCTGAACAAAGAATTCCAGAGATCCCGGCTTGCCCTCAAGACCGAAAACTGCTTCTACGAAAAATGCGTGAAATGCGGGGCATGCGACGGAAATCGACCGACTCATTACCAGGGCGATGACAAATATCTCAGTGTCACGCCTGCAGCAAAAAGCGCGGGGAAGCAGGTGATATACAGGGTAAAATACTCTGTCGGCGAGGATTTCAGATATGCATCGCACCTCGACATTGCCAGGGCGATTTACCGTGGACTGCGCAGGTCAGATCTTCCGATAAAATTTACGCAGGGGTTTTCGCCAATACCCAAAATCTCCTTCTGCCCGCCGAAGAGTGTTGGACAAATATCAAAAGGTGATTTCTTCGATCTCTATCTCGATACAGAATACATCGGAAATATCTCAAGAGAATTGAACGCTCGATTCCCGTCGGGAATTCGGGTGTTGGACATTCGTGCTATCGAACCAAAAACTCTTTCTCTTTCCAGCTCCATTAATCTCATCAACTATGAGGTTAACATCAGAAGAGAGGATTTGAAGAAGTCGATCGATCCGACTTCAGAAGCGCCGGTCTACGTGAATACGAAGTCCGGCGAGAAGAACATCATGACCGGGGTTGATTCCATATCGATCGACAACGGCAATCTTTCATGTGGTCTTTTTTATGGTGGGGGGCAGATTAACATATACGACCTTATTTCGTATTTGACAGATCTCCCACCTGATCAGGCTAAACGTTTCAAGGTAACAAGAACCACCATGTTCATAAAAAGAGAGAGTGAAAAATTTTCTCCAATGGAGGTCAAGTGAGAAAAAAGGATATCATTGTTAACATTTCACATTCCGAAACGAGAATAGCGGTGATGCAAGACGGCAGTTTCGCGGAATTCTATCTCGAACGCGCCGAGCGAACCAGTATTGTCGGCAATATCTATAAAGGTAAGGTCCTGAATTTAATTTCTGGATTGAAGGCTGCCTTCGTGAACATCGGCATCGAGAAGAATGGATTTCTGCCGCTCAATGAAATCCCGTTTGAGGAATTCTCACAGGTCTTTGAGAGTGAAATCGAAATGGAACAGGAACGCCGTCCCGAAGAGATAAAATTACGTGAGAACCAGGAAATAGTAGTCCAGGTCACAAAGGATTCCTACGGGATAAAGGGTCCGCGCATCACGTCGTATATTTCTATCCCGGGCCGATATGTAGTATTGCTAGTGAATGCCAAGAACATAGGCATTTCACGCAAGATTCGTCAAAGGCGCGTGCGGGAGATGCTCTTCAGGTCCACCAAGCACGTCAAGCCGCCCGGTATGGGGTTGATAATCAGAACAGCGGCGGCGCGCGCAAAGCCTGAAGAAATCAGAAAGGAAGTTGAAGTTCTGAAACGCGATTGGGATAGAAACATGGAAAAGGCCAAAAATCCGGCTCCCATTCTCATCTACGAAGAACCGGATGCACTTATAAAGACCGTACGCGATATATTTAATAATGAAGTCCGGAATTTGTTCGTAGATTCGGCACCGGCATACAGTAAGATAATAAGTTATCTTGGCAAGGTATCGCCGCGTATGCGATCGCGTGTTAAATTATACCGGGATTCACAACCAATATTCGAAAAATACTCGGTAGAGGAAAAACTCAAGAGCATACTGGAAAGAAAGATCTGGCTGCCGAGCGGCGGATACATTGTGCTCGACCAGACCGAGGCACTGGTGACCATTGATGTTAACACCGGCAAGTCTTCAAAGGAAAAACAAGCAGAGAAACTGGCTCTGTCTACAAATCTTGAAGCACTGAAGGAAATTGTGCGTCAATTACGGCTCCGCGATATAGGAGGGTTAGTTATCGTTGATCTGATCGACCTTACAAAGAGAGATAATGTTGACCGGATGTTACGGGAATTCAAGTCCATGATCCGCGAAGATAAGGCACGTTATCGAATAGGCGGAATCAGTGAATTCGGTCTCCTTGAATTCACACGCGAACGATCGCGGTCCAGTATTACCTCAAGCCTGAGTGAGGCATGCCCGACCTGTAAAGGAAGAGGCAGAACGATGTCCCGGATGAGCGCATTCGGTTACATTGAACGCTGGTTCATGCACAACGGGCAGAATATTAGAGGAAAAATGGTCGAACTGCAGACGTCCCCAAGGCTGGCAGATTTCCTCAGTCTACAACAATCGGGAACGATAGCTACAATTGCTAAAGAATACAATCTTATTCTGCGCATCAAAGCGGATTACGCCTTTAATGAAGGGGATTTCAGGGTCGTGGTGCTCTGATACGATAAGGGAAGGGATCGAAAAATGCAGGTATTCAATGGCGGTATTACCGACAGCGAAATAGAAAAACTAAAGGAAAATGCCCGGCTCTGCCGTGGTGATATTATCAAGATGACGACCGTCGCGGGTTCCGGGCATCCGGGCGGCTCGATGTCTTCAATTGACATTTATCTGACACTGTATACGCACGCGCGAATCTCCCCGGATACCGTGCACGACATTACTCGTGACCGTATAATCGTCAGCCACGGCCACACATCTCCCGGCTTGTATGCATGTCTTGCGCGGCTGGGGTTTATAGACCGTGATGACCTGCTGTCTTGTTTCAGAAAAGCGGACAGCCCGTACGAGGGGCATATCGAACGGAATGTTCCAGGCGTCGAATGGACAACGGGCAATCTTGGACAGGGACTTTCTGCCGGCTGCGGGTTCGCTCTGGGTGCTCGGCTGAATGGACTTGACTACCATACCTTTGTCGTAATGAGTGATGGCGAGCAGGCAAAAGGGCAGGTTGCAGAGGCAAGGCGGTTCGCCCGTAAGTATGAACTGAATGCGCTCACCGTGATCATCGACCACAATCACATTCAAATATCAGGCAGAACCGAGGAAATCATGCCGGTCAATATCAAAGAGAATTTTCTCGCTGACGGATGGCGGGTACTGGAGATCTCCGGGCATGACTTCGCAGAAATCCACGAAGCGGTACGACAATCGATCTCGGACAAAGACAATCCATGCGTTATCATTGCCGAAACAGTAATCGGCAAAGGCGTTTCATTCATGGAGAACAAGAGGGAATACCACGGACGCGCATTGAACACGGAGGAATGCAGTAACGCCTTGAAAGAGCTGGGCATCGAGAATGATGTCGATGTTATCCGCAAGTCTCGCAACACGAGGAAGGTCAGGAATTACAATCATTATACAACACCACTGCCTTCATTGAATACGGGTTCACCAAAACGATACGAGAAGGAAACACATCCAAGGGTCGTGTTCGGCAATGTCTTGAAAGAACTTGCGCAGGCCAATCCCCATACACCGATTGCCGTGTTCGACTGCGACCTGGCCGAATCGGTCAAATCAAATGAGTTCGCCGAGATACGGCCCCAGAATTTCTTCGAGGCGGGCGTTAGCGAGCACTCAACAGCGACGACGGCAGGCGCGTTGTCGATCAACGGCGTAATCACTCTCTGGGCAGATTTTGGCGTTTTCGCAATCGACGAAGTCTACAATCAACAGCGGCTCAACGACATCAATCATACAAATCTCAAGGTCTGCGCCACACATCTCGGATATAATGTCGGCCCCGACGGTAAGACTCACCATTGCATTGATTATATTGGTCTCCTCAGAGGACTCTTTGGTTTTAAATTGATAATTCCAGGTGACCCGAATCAAACTGACCACGCAGTCCGCTATATGATGTCGCAAGCCGGCAACTATGCGATCGGTATCAGCCGGTCGAAATTGCCGGCGCTTACGACGATCGACGGAAAGTTATTTTATGACGAAAACTACAAATTCGAATACGGAAAGTGCGACTTGCTGAGACCTGGCAAGGACTGCAC from the candidate division WOR-3 bacterium genome contains:
- a CDS encoding TIGR03960 family B12-binding radical SAM protein, which produces MLDEFLPLVRKPIRYTGGEYNITLKKNPKINIGLIFPEIYELGMSNLGIKIVYHLFNRKKNIQCERIFAPWPDFGDKMREYRIKPYGLETRREIDDFDLLGFSLQSELCYTTVLHILDLADIPFRAADRGSKHPILIAGGPATLNPRPMSSVFDAIVVGDGENVIREITEMLEDIPAVKKDDRLRAMSRLPGVWVPLIHGYTAKIQKQTVSSLDEDAVPFPPILPTCDITHDRYVVEVMRGCTWGCRFCQAGYANRPVRIRPESEILRIVEKGIRQTGWEEVSLLSFSILDYPDLLNLIRKLNEMLRKRMVSISLPAMRGELFTEDLALLLKEIKKSGLTFAPETASDELRRRLNKSFSNERLINSIQTAYRTGWKQVKLYFMVGLPFETDADIREINRLSETILKACPRGSLKLSVSSFVPKPHTPFESVEFAPIDALRRKIELLRAHKKRRVEVKYESPEVSYIEALLSRADEKIFPAIEAVYRAGGKFEEWREGFDFSRWEKALQQHGIAPADYLKPKTENPWDIVDVGISKEFLNKEFQRSRLALKTENCFYEKCVKCGACDGNRPTHYQGDDKYLSVTPAAKSAGKQVIYRVKYSVGEDFRYASHLDIARAIYRGLRRSDLPIKFTQGFSPIPKISFCPPKSVGQISKGDFFDLYLDTEYIGNISRELNARFPSGIRVLDIRAIEPKTLSLSSSINLINYEVNIRREDLKKSIDPTSEAPVYVNTKSGEKNIMTGVDSISIDNGNLSCGLFYGGGQINIYDLISYLTDLPPDQAKRFKVTRTTMFIKRESEKFSPMEVK
- a CDS encoding Rne/Rng family ribonuclease, with the translated sequence MRKKDIIVNISHSETRIAVMQDGSFAEFYLERAERTSIVGNIYKGKVLNLISGLKAAFVNIGIEKNGFLPLNEIPFEEFSQVFESEIEMEQERRPEEIKLRENQEIVVQVTKDSYGIKGPRITSYISIPGRYVVLLVNAKNIGISRKIRQRRVREMLFRSTKHVKPPGMGLIIRTAAARAKPEEIRKEVEVLKRDWDRNMEKAKNPAPILIYEEPDALIKTVRDIFNNEVRNLFVDSAPAYSKIISYLGKVSPRMRSRVKLYRDSQPIFEKYSVEEKLKSILERKIWLPSGGYIVLDQTEALVTIDVNTGKSSKEKQAEKLALSTNLEALKEIVRQLRLRDIGGLVIVDLIDLTKRDNVDRMLREFKSMIREDKARYRIGGISEFGLLEFTRERSRSSITSSLSEACPTCKGRGRTMSRMSAFGYIERWFMHNGQNIRGKMVELQTSPRLADFLSLQQSGTIATIAKEYNLILRIKADYAFNEGDFRVVVL
- a CDS encoding transketolase; this encodes MQVFNGGITDSEIEKLKENARLCRGDIIKMTTVAGSGHPGGSMSSIDIYLTLYTHARISPDTVHDITRDRIIVSHGHTSPGLYACLARLGFIDRDDLLSCFRKADSPYEGHIERNVPGVEWTTGNLGQGLSAGCGFALGARLNGLDYHTFVVMSDGEQAKGQVAEARRFARKYELNALTVIIDHNHIQISGRTEEIMPVNIKENFLADGWRVLEISGHDFAEIHEAVRQSISDKDNPCVIIAETVIGKGVSFMENKREYHGRALNTEECSNALKELGIENDVDVIRKSRNTRKVRNYNHYTTPLPSLNTGSPKRYEKETHPRVVFGNVLKELAQANPHTPIAVFDCDLAESVKSNEFAEIRPQNFFEAGVSEHSTATTAGALSINGVITLWADFGVFAIDEVYNQQRLNDINHTNLKVCATHLGYNVGPDGKTHHCIDYIGLLRGLFGFKLIIPGDPNQTDHAVRYMMSQAGNYAIGISRSKLPALTTIDGKLFYDENYKFEYGKCDLLRPGKDCTLFTYGIMLPIAVSAWAKLKEDGISAAVYNIPCPLDVGKDTLTKAASTGLIITCEDHIVGTGLGSTIAQSIVRNRLTTPVVEIGIGQYGASDEHDNLLRKYGLDVDSLVRTVKEHI